The DNA region AATGAACACATTTTTCATTGAATCTGAAACTGATTTCCCTGGCTCCTCCCTGTTCATCAAAGGAACCGGCAGAAAGTTCGATTGCTCCGTATTCGCAGCTGTTGAAGCATTTCTGGCAGTAGACACATTTGTTCAGATCAACAATGATGGTCGGATGACTGTTGTCTTTGCTGTACAGGGGGGTTGTTGCCATCCCGGTCTTGGTCGGATCAACTCCGAGATCTATACATTGTTCCTTCAGATCACAGCGTTCAAACGCTGTGCAGCCGCAGGAAAGGCAGCGCTTCGCCTCACTGACGGCCATCTTTTCATTGAATCCGAGTTTAACCTCATCGAAGTCCTGAACGCTGATTTCAGGGGGTCTGGTCGGCATCTTTTCTCGGAGTTTGACATTGACTCCTTCAAAACAGCGCAGATCAACGTCATCGAAGGAGCGACCGCGGGTGAAGTTGAAGCGGCTTTCCGCCGGTTCCTTGTCAACCCCCATGATCTGGGCATGGATGTTTTCAACCGATCTGCGCGCGGCCACCACGGATTGAATAACAGACCGCGGACCGCTGGTCACATCCCCTGCGGCATAAATCCCCGGATGGTTGGTCAGAGAGGTTCTCGGATTGGCCTTGATATTGTTTTTCTCAGTCAGCTCCAGAGATTCTTCAAGGGTTCCGCCCGGCAAAGATTTTTCGCAGGCCATCTGCCCGAGTGAGGAGATAATCGTGTCAACCTGCAGGACATTTGATGAGCCGGGGATCGGTTCAGGGTTTCTGATGCCCTTGCTGTCCGGTTCTCCGAGTTTCATGCGGATCAGATCGATATCAAGCCCCTTTTCGGTACCGGTGATCTTGACCGGCGAAGCCATCAACAGAAACTGGACGCCTTCCTTTTCCGCTTCCCGGATATTTCTCTGGTTGGCCGTCATTTCGGTCTTGGCCCGGGGGTAAATGACGGTAACCTCATTCACTCCTTTACGGATCAGCGATCTGGCGACCTCCATGGCGCCGTTGTTCCCGCCGACTACCGCAGCCCTGCGTCCATAGTTACCTTTGACTCCGGCATTCACATCCCGCAGGAAACGGAGCGCGGGGATCACATTCGGGAGATCTGATCCCGGAATTTCAAAAGGCTGGTCAACGGGAGCACCAATGGTAATCAGGGTGGCGTCAAAACCCCGGTCTTTCAGTTCATGAAGGGTGAAATCCTTTCCCCACCTTTTTCCTGCTTCAACCTTGATGCCAAGACGCAGGATGGAGGCTATTTCATAATCAAGGACATTTTTCGGGATTTTGTAATCGGGGAATCCATATCTGAGCATCCCGCCCAGTTTTTTTTCTGCTTCAAAAACCGTGACCTCATGTCCTTTTTTCGCCAGGTAAAATGCACCGGTGAGGCCGGAAGGCCCTCCCCCGATAACCGCCACCTTCTTGCCGGTGGGGCCTTCTTTCGGGATCTTGAGATCGATTTTATGATTCATGCACCAGTCGGCGACAAATCGTTTCAAATGATTGATTGAAACAGGTTCGTCAACCAGAATACGGCGGCACCGGGTCTCGCAGAAACGTGGACAGACCCTGCCCACGGAAAACGGAAAAGGGTTTCTTTCCATGACCAGACGGACGGATTCTTCATACTGGCCCTTGGCAACATGGGCGATATATCCCTGAACATTGATTTGACCGGGGCAGGTCAGATTGCAGGGCGCCTTGCAGTCGCCGAAATGATTCGGGGTAAGGATTGCCAGTCTTTGCTTCCGATATTCCTTGAGCTGCTCGGAATCGGTGACAATCTCCATCCCTTCAATGATAACCGTGTCACAGGAACAGACAAGCTCTTCCCGGCCGGCTATTTCAACAGAGCAGAGTCCGCAAGGGGAAGCGCTCTTTTTGCCGTCGACACTGCAGAATGTCGGAATATGAATATCCGCGCGGCGTGCGGCTTCAAGGATGGTTATCCCCTCCTCCGCAGTGACCTTGTTTCCGTTTATTGTAATGTTCATGTTTTGAAACTTTATCAGTCGAATCCGGCTCCTCCAATCAGGCCCGGACAATCTGGATCAGGGGAGACTTGAGCCTTGCCCCTGAAATGAATTTAATAATTGGAACCGCTGAGAGTCTGTCGCTTTGGATCAGGCTGCCGGCTTCCACTCTTTCAGGAAGGAGGGCAGATGACCCGCTTCACGTGGACCAATGGTGATGGTCCAGCCGGGCAGTTCTTCCTCAAGTTCACCTTTCATGGAGGCGAGATAGCCAGGGATGATCAGCTCCCGGTGTTTCACCTTGTCTTCAACCCCTGATTTCTTGATAAACTGGGCGATCATATCAGACCCGAACTTGCCGGCGGCCCAGGCAGTAAGAACCGAGAGGCCCTCGGTGTCCTTGATCAGAAGCCAGGAAGGAACTTTGCTCCCCTCAATCTCGCCTGAAACGATGAAGTAGGTCAGAGAGAAATTACAGGTGATGAGCACCGGTGAGTTTTCACCAGGCCCGTTCAGCGGGTAGACATTTTCCTCAACAACCATCGGCCGCTGCGGATCGGTGAAAATATTGAGCCTCTCCAGGAACAACGGAAAGAGGATGTCGCCCTGCAGGTCTGAAAGAATAACGATCCCGGCATATTTGGCGATGAGGACCGAGGCGATCATTGCCTCCATCAGCGGATCATCACACATCTCACAGGGGAAGGTGATCGTCGGAAAGCCGAGTGGTTTGAATTTTTTTGTCACCGCTGATTTTCTGGCGACAATATTGTCTTCCAGGGCGGCTCGCATGGTTCTGGCTCCGGTATCGATCACCAGATCCTTCAACCCTGCGGCGATCAGTTTTTCGGCAATCTGAACCGTATTGTCGAGATTGCTTCCCTTGATCCCGAGAGGGCACCCGCACTCCTTGGCTGCCGCAGCCATATCGTCAGCGTTATCCGTGGTCGCGCCAAAAAGAAGTGGCTTGCGATCGCCACAGGCGTTCGCCCCGGCCTTCAGATTGGCGGCGCTGTCACTGATCAGGACAAGCTTGGCATCTGCGGCACCGTCAAGAACCTTCTTGATCAGGGCCGTGAAAGAACCGGCATCATTTTTGGCATCTTTTACCGCGATGATATCTGCCTTCATCTCAACCCCAACTCTTTCGAGGCGAATGGAGTTGAATCTGGCGATGCGTCCGTCAACATCCGCATCCGCCATCTCGGTGGTAACCAGAACACCAATGCCGGTGGGATTCTCAAAACGTTTTTCATGACGGTAAAGGCAGGTCTCACCGCCCATGGTAAAAGTGTTGGCACCACCGAATTTTATGGTTCGGATGGGCGGCGCCGACGCCTCTCCTATCTGCTCTTTGACCGCATCGCTCACGTAAGGACAAACGCCGATCTCAACCTGACCGGCTGCAACTTTCATGGCAAAAGCTAGGCAGGTCGGAATCTCGCATTCCCCGCAATTCTTTTTGGGGAGCATTTTGAGGATCTGTATTCCGGTTAAAGCCATCTTTCTGTTCCTCCAGTAAATATGTAAATTTAATTTTTATAAACGTGTTTGCTGTTAAACAACTGATTCCATGGCTAAAGCCGGATGTCCCTTCTTCTTGAGGAAGTCAAGGATCTCCTCTTCGGTGGTACCGTTCTCTTCCGTTGCGATCATGTCAAAAAGCTCAGGTTTGCCAATTGCTTCGCAGCGTTCTTTCAGTTTGTCGGCGATCTCTTCCTTCATCGCCTTGGGCAGCCATACCACCCTCTCAAGACCTCCTTCGGCCATGAACAGTTTCGGGCTGGTCATGTAATGTTTGCTGACCCCCATAAATCCTGGGGTCTGGGCACCACCGCCGGCCATCCCGGCCAGGGTGGTGAACTTCATGCCGCTGGGGGTCATGCCCATATAATCGCGGTTGACGACCATGATCCCGTTACACTGGGGAAGCATGGCGGCGATTGCCTCAAAGCAGCCGCAGGCGGTCATCGGGTCCGTCATCAGCGAATAGCAGGAAAGGTCGGTGACGGCGCCCCGGGAAGCCTGATTGACGAAATCGTTAATGCCCTTGAAAACGCCAAGCTTTTCGTCAAGACACTCGCCCTTGTCGATGGGCTGGTTCGGTCCGGTGGGGTTGATCTGGTAGGATGCCTTGCCGTCAAGCCAGTTGTAGGCACCGCACATCCCGATCCTTTCCGGGGTGATGATACAGACATGACTTGGCGCAAACGACTGGCACAGGGTGCAGCTGTAAAAGACCTCTTCGGTTTCATCGGTCATGCTGCCGAGGCGCTTATCCCGCTCGGCATACACATTCTTGGCAAGCTCCTGAACCTCTTCAACCTTGTCCTGCTCGGTGTAGATCTTCACCTGGATCTTGTCGATAATAGCCCCGAATTCCTGATGAAGTTTTCCATGCAGAACCTTGCCGAAGTGGGCGAAAGAAAAGCCTTTTTCTACTGCCGCCTTGCCGATCCTGACCCACATGATGTTCCGCTGTCCCATGTGCATGATGCCCTGGATGTAATTGATCAGGTGATGGAACTGTCGTTCAAGGATCGGTTCGAAATCAGACTGCATTTCCCGACCGGCAACTTCAACCAGAATGGCAATCGGCAGATTCTGCCCTTCTTTAATGTCTTTGATATCCGGGCCTTCGACGGTCACCAGGCCATCTTCAACTTCAGACATGTCTTTGGAGATCAGGACTTCGACCCCACTGGTCCGGCCACCGCCGCACTCCATGAAGAGATCATCTTTACGGATCCGTTCCCCTTCGAAGGCCGGACCGAAAGACATCGGGATGTCGATTTTGGAAATATTGACCTTCAGACCGCGAACCTCAATGGCCTTCTGGACGATCTCATCGTGAGGAACATTGCTGACCACATGCTCGTAGGTGCAGACCCCGGTGGGAAGAACCTCCGGAATGTCGTAGTCGGAGATGGTCGGGAAGCCCCAGTTGATCGCACCGGCGGCATTGGCATACCATTCATCTGAAACATCACCGAAGGCCATGACAAAGGCAAAGGTCCGGTCTTTGTTGTACAACAGGTTTCCTCTGTAGTCGCCAGGCTTGATCCCGCCGAAGGCCATGGCGACCCGGCAGGCAAAACCGATGGAGAACACGGCGGAGGTATAGGTCGGGCCGAAGGGAACGAGCCTTGTGTTCCAGCCGACCTGAACACCATCGGCAACCAGCTGGTCGGCCATCTTGACGCCGTTGGTCTCATCATGCATGAAGATGTAAAGATTTTTTTCCTGGAGTTCCAGGGCGATCTTGCTAGCCGTTTCCTTGTCCGGCGGAGCGCCCATGATCGCGGCGAAACCGGGGGCGGTGCCGTCGACGAATTCAACGCCCCTTTTCCTGAAAACGACATCATCGGCGGCTCCCAGCCAGATATTTTTGTCGGTGGGATCTTCCGTTTTGGTATAGAAATTGTTGTCATTCAGATAACGGATTGCCTCGTACATCTCTTCGGCGAAGAAGGTGGCCATTCCGGCATCAAGAGCCTGGGCGAGGTAAGGAAGCCACAGATTGTCGGAAACAACAGGCGGCAGCAATTTCCGGCATTCCTTGAAGATATCCCTCATGTCGCCGAGATTGGCAACCTTGGCGCCGAGCATTGAGTAAATGGTCGGTAGAAAATATGCGGTGTTCGGGAAACCTACTTCCTGATTTTCACCATATTTCTTAATGGCCTCTTCAAAAGTCTCCTCGGCCATGTCGATAATCTTGTGAGCCCCTCTGATGGCAGCTGAACAGATGATCTTGGACATTTGTAACTCCTGATGTTTTAATTTTCCCCAACGGGGGCAACAATAACAAATAACCTGTTATTAACTGATAAGACCGTCGATGAGCGACCTGGTCAGGGCAATGGACTGCGGGTGTCTCATGATCAGAACCTCTCCCCCGGCCATCATCATGCAGGAAGCGGTCATCGCCTCCATCAGAACCCCGCGTCTTTCCTGATCGCCAATGAGTTCGTCGCTCGGCAACCGTGTTTCCTTGGTCTTCCAGACTTCGCGACCGAGGTTGCAGATGAACGGCACCTGGAGCTTCTCATCCTGCTGGGTCATCGCCGCCAGACGGATTCTTTCCATAACGGAGTAGGTGTACTCAATACCGTAGCCGAGCGCGCCGATGGAGGGATCAATGAGGACGGAATTGAGTGAAACACCAAGATTTTCAAGCAGGATATTCAGCTGCTTGGCAAGATTGACATCAATCGGTGAGGCGGCAACCATCGGATGCTGGAAGGCCATGGCGGTTGCGCCGATGGAACGGTAATTGGCGTCCGACAGAGGCGCCAGGCAGACCTTTTTGTCACCGATTCTGGAGGTAATCTCACGAAGGGTTTCCGTGTCTTTCTCGGCATTGTTGCAGCCCCAGAGGATGATCGGGACGTCAACGGCGCTGATGACTGCGGCGGCGTCTTTCGCGGCATCGGCAGAGCTGCGGTTCATCCCATTGGGATCAGTGCTTTCCAGGGAAAGGCAGATTGCTTCGGCATGATAGTCGGCAACGCATTTCTTTGCCCAGTCAACCGGGTTGTCCATCACCCCCTCGAAATGGCGGGTCAGGGTAGTCGGCCATTCGGTGGGCTTAATATCGAGGATATCCATCGCGATCAGAGGTTTGTTCGGCATGGCGCCTTCAAAAAGTTGATAAGGAAGGGTGTTGCTGCCTCCGACTTTGACAATTCCGCTGTCATTGCCAAGCGAGATTTCTCTGATTTTGCCGTTGTATTTTGCAGTATAGTGATCTGCGGGAATTTTGCCGGCCCGGGAAGCAAGTGGAGTCTGCTCTACCGCCAGTTGGGTTGCCGTAACCAGCCCACCACCGGCAGCGGCAACCGGAGCCGGTTTCTTTTCCGGAGCTGCAGCCGTTTTCTTTGTTTCTTCAGAGGCCTTCTTCTCGGCCGCCGCTTTCGCATCGGCCTCGGCTTTGGCTTTTGCCTCCGCAGCTGCCTTCGCCTTGGCCTCCGCTTCCGCTTTGGCTTTTGCCTCTGCCGCTTCTTTTTCCTTTTGCGCTGAATCGTCGGCTTTGCTTGCTGCCGCAGGAGCTTTTGCAGACTCAACCTGAGGTGCGGGAGCCGCTGCTGGAGCCGCCGGAGCTACAGGGGCAGCCGGAGCCGGGGTTGCCGCTGGAGAAATCTTTCCGGCGACACCGACAGGGGGCTCTTTCAGCAATACTGCTTCAGCACCGGCGAAATTGGTCAGGGCCTCAAATTGTTCATCCGAGAGCCCCAATGATTTTTTGAGGGCCTTCAAGCCGGTACGGACCGACTCAAGGGCCAACAACCGTTCTTTTTCATTCATTTCATGTTCTCCTGCATCCTCTGATTCAATACTTGTCTGAACGGGAGCCGCAACAGTTGAAGTTCCGCTCAAGGCCCCGGATGTAAGTCTGGCAGCTTCGGCCTTTGCTTCGGCTATGATCTTTGCAGCCTCGGCTCTGGCGTGTGCCATGACATCATCGGTGGCGATGGTTTCCTTCGGTACCGGTTGCGTATCCCGTATCTCTATCTTGCTCTCTGCGATAACTGTTGCCTGATCATCATCAAAAACCGGTCTGGAGGCAAGTCCTGCCCTCTTTACGATTTCAGGAACCGCACTTTCCCACTCAATAGCCATGATATGGGCACCGGCGACGCCTTCAATTTCCCGGACCTGGTTGATAATATCAACACAGATGTTGATCCCTTCATCTTCCTTGTCTTTAGCCCCTTTCAGACGATTGATGACCTCGTCCGTCACATCCATGCCGGGGACGAAATTCTTCATGTATCTCGCCATCCCGAGGGAGCGTGGAGGGGTGACTCCGGCCAGGATATAGACCTTTTCATGGAGGCCGAGATCTCTGACCATTTTCATAAAATTGGCGAACTTCTCTACATTATAGACAATCTGGGTCTGGATGAAGTCTGCGCCGTTGGCGACTTTTTTCCCTAATCGCGAGGCCCGGTAATTGCCCGGTCCGGCAAAGGGGTTTGCCGCAGCACCGAGAAAAAGTCTGGGTTCATGGTTTTTGATCTCTTCCCCACACTGGAAAACGCGGTCATCCCGCATTCCTTTCACCATTCCCAGCAACTGAATGGAATCCATGTCGAAGACACCTTTGGATCCGGGGTGGTTGCCGAATTTCTGATGGTCGCCGGTCAGGCAGAGCAGGTTTTTCAGGCCAAGAGCGCTGGCGCCCAGGATATCACTCTGCATCCCGATCCGGTTACGATCCCTGCAGGTCATCTGAATGACCGGCTCAACGCCTTCGGACAGAGTGATCAACCCGGCACTGATACTTGACATTCTGACAATCGCGGTCTGGCAATCCGTAATGTTTACCGCATCAACATGACCTTTGAGAATTCGCGCTTTCTCGCGGACCACCTCCGCATTGCCACTTTTGGGCGGACCAAGTTCGCCGGTCACTGCGAATTTGCCGGAGGTAAGAATACGTTCTAGACGGCTACCCGATTTCATCGGTTCAATTATCCTTATTTTATGATTAAATTTGTCGCACAGTCAGTTTCAGGAGGAGCTGCTGCCGAATCTTCTCCCGCCTTCCGACTGGAATAATCCATTACGCATGACGCTGCGGTCCGGTACAGCCAACGTCGCCGATCCCGGAGCCGGAGGACAGATCCCGCCGCATCTCCATGTCGAAGAGAACACGCTCCGCTTTCTTGTTGATGCCGAGCGCCTTTCTTTTCTGCTCGATCTTGTCGATCATGAGTCTCGCGATCTTGATCGGATCCTCTTCGACATTCCAGTGTGCGCCGTAGGTTCCCATCATTCCTTCGGTCATGTATTTGTGGAATTCCTTGGCTCCGGTGGTGGGCAGACTCTGGAATACAACCTGGGCGCCGCTGGCCACAAAGTATTGACCGATCGCCACCGCCTTTTCACTCATATACAATGGTGCAGTGCCGATGGCCGGCAGATCGGAAATATCGTCACCGAGACCACCTTCCCTGACCATCTCGGTTGCGGCAATCAGGATCCGGCTGTTATCCACACAGGAACCCATATGCAGAACCGGGGGCATACCCACCGCCGAGCAGACTTCAGCCAGGCTTTCGCCGCAGAATTCCGCTGCTTCAGGCCTTAACAGACCGGCCTTGCCGAGAGAGGTTGCCGCGCAACCGGTTGCCAGGACGAGAACGTTGTTTTTGATCAATTCCCGGGCGATGATCTCGTGGGCGTCATCGGTGTATTTGTAATTGTCGCAGCCGACGATGGCTGCCACGCCGCGGATTCTGCCGTTGATGATATTGTCATTCAGCGGGCGATAGCTGGAACGGAAACTTCCGCCAAGCATATAGTTGATGGTCTCATGGCTGAAACCGACAATCACATCGAGTTTGCTTGCTTTGGGGATAAAGAATTTCTTGTCCCGTTTCTTGTAGTTGCCGATTGCATGTTTAAGGATTGCTTTCGCACTGTTCAGTGAGTCGTGCTCCTCG from Pseudomonadota bacterium includes:
- a CDS encoding FAD-dependent oxidoreductase, with the protein product MNITINGNKVTAEEGITILEAARRADIHIPTFCSVDGKKSASPCGLCSVEIAGREELVCSCDTVIIEGMEIVTDSEQLKEYRKQRLAILTPNHFGDCKAPCNLTCPGQINVQGYIAHVAKGQYEESVRLVMERNPFPFSVGRVCPRFCETRCRRILVDEPVSINHLKRFVADWCMNHKIDLKIPKEGPTGKKVAVIGGGPSGLTGAFYLAKKGHEVTVFEAEKKLGGMLRYGFPDYKIPKNVLDYEIASILRLGIKVEAGKRWGKDFTLHELKDRGFDATLITIGAPVDQPFEIPGSDLPNVIPALRFLRDVNAGVKGNYGRRAAVVGGNNGAMEVARSLIRKGVNEVTVIYPRAKTEMTANQRNIREAEKEGVQFLLMASPVKITGTEKGLDIDLIRMKLGEPDSKGIRNPEPIPGSSNVLQVDTIISSLGQMACEKSLPGGTLEESLELTEKNNIKANPRTSLTNHPGIYAAGDVTSGPRSVIQSVVAARRSVENIHAQIMGVDKEPAESRFNFTRGRSFDDVDLRCFEGVNVKLREKMPTRPPEISVQDFDEVKLGFNEKMAVSEAKRCLSCGCTAFERCDLKEQCIDLGVDPTKTGMATTPLYSKDNSHPTIIVDLNKCVYCQKCFNSCEYGAIELSAGSFDEQGGAREISFRFNEKCVH
- the cdhC gene encoding CO dehydrogenase/CO-methylating acetyl-CoA synthase complex subunit beta, producing the protein MSKIICSAAIRGAHKIIDMAEETFEEAIKKYGENQEVGFPNTAYFLPTIYSMLGAKVANLGDMRDIFKECRKLLPPVVSDNLWLPYLAQALDAGMATFFAEEMYEAIRYLNDNNFYTKTEDPTDKNIWLGAADDVVFRKRGVEFVDGTAPGFAAIMGAPPDKETASKIALELQEKNLYIFMHDETNGVKMADQLVADGVQVGWNTRLVPFGPTYTSAVFSIGFACRVAMAFGGIKPGDYRGNLLYNKDRTFAFVMAFGDVSDEWYANAAGAINWGFPTISDYDIPEVLPTGVCTYEHVVSNVPHDEIVQKAIEVRGLKVNISKIDIPMSFGPAFEGERIRKDDLFMECGGGRTSGVEVLISKDMSEVEDGLVTVEGPDIKDIKEGQNLPIAILVEVAGREMQSDFEPILERQFHHLINYIQGIMHMGQRNIMWVRIGKAAVEKGFSFAHFGKVLHGKLHQEFGAIIDKIQVKIYTEQDKVEEVQELAKNVYAERDKRLGSMTDETEEVFYSCTLCQSFAPSHVCIITPERIGMCGAYNWLDGKASYQINPTGPNQPIDKGECLDEKLGVFKGINDFVNQASRGAVTDLSCYSLMTDPMTACGCFEAIAAMLPQCNGIMVVNRDYMGMTPSGMKFTTLAGMAGGGAQTPGFMGVSKHYMTSPKLFMAEGGLERVVWLPKAMKEEIADKLKERCEAIGKPELFDMIATEENGTTEEEILDFLKKKGHPALAMESVV
- a CDS encoding acetyl-CoA decarbonylase/synthase complex subunit delta, with amino-acid sequence MKSGSRLERILTSGKFAVTGELGPPKSGNAEVVREKARILKGHVDAVNITDCQTAIVRMSSISAGLITLSEGVEPVIQMTCRDRNRIGMQSDILGASALGLKNLLCLTGDHQKFGNHPGSKGVFDMDSIQLLGMVKGMRDDRVFQCGEEIKNHEPRLFLGAAANPFAGPGNYRASRLGKKVANGADFIQTQIVYNVEKFANFMKMVRDLGLHEKVYILAGVTPPRSLGMARYMKNFVPGMDVTDEVINRLKGAKDKEDEGINICVDIINQVREIEGVAGAHIMAIEWESAVPEIVKRAGLASRPVFDDDQATVIAESKIEIRDTQPVPKETIATDDVMAHARAEAAKIIAEAKAEAARLTSGALSGTSTVAAPVQTSIESEDAGEHEMNEKERLLALESVRTGLKALKKSLGLSDEQFEALTNFAGAEAVLLKEPPVGVAGKISPAATPAPAAPVAPAAPAAAPAPQVESAKAPAAASKADDSAQKEKEAAEAKAKAEAEAKAKAAAEAKAKAEADAKAAAEKKASEETKKTAAAPEKKPAPVAAAGGGLVTATQLAVEQTPLASRAGKIPADHYTAKYNGKIREISLGNDSGIVKVGGSNTLPYQLFEGAMPNKPLIAMDILDIKPTEWPTTLTRHFEGVMDNPVDWAKKCVADYHAEAICLSLESTDPNGMNRSSADAAKDAAAVISAVDVPIILWGCNNAEKDTETLREITSRIGDKKVCLAPLSDANYRSIGATAMAFQHPMVAASPIDVNLAKQLNILLENLGVSLNSVLIDPSIGALGYGIEYTYSVMERIRLAAMTQQDEKLQVPFICNLGREVWKTKETRLPSDELIGDQERRGVLMEAMTASCMMMAGGEVLIMRHPQSIALTRSLIDGLIS
- a CDS encoding acetyl-CoA decarbonylase/synthase complex subunit gamma, giving the protein MALTGIQILKMLPKKNCGECEIPTCLAFAMKVAAGQVEIGVCPYVSDAVKEQIGEASAPPIRTIKFGGANTFTMGGETCLYRHEKRFENPTGIGVLVTTEMADADVDGRIARFNSIRLERVGVEMKADIIAVKDAKNDAGSFTALIKKVLDGAADAKLVLISDSAANLKAGANACGDRKPLLFGATTDNADDMAAAAKECGCPLGIKGSNLDNTVQIAEKLIAAGLKDLVIDTGARTMRAALEDNIVARKSAVTKKFKPLGFPTITFPCEMCDDPLMEAMIASVLIAKYAGIVILSDLQGDILFPLFLERLNIFTDPQRPMVVEENVYPLNGPGENSPVLITCNFSLTYFIVSGEIEGSKVPSWLLIKDTEGLSVLTAWAAGKFGSDMIAQFIKKSGVEDKVKHRELIIPGYLASMKGELEEELPGWTITIGPREAGHLPSFLKEWKPAA